The Setaria italica strain Yugu1 chromosome IX, Setaria_italica_v2.0, whole genome shotgun sequence genome has a window encoding:
- the LOC101779861 gene encoding blue-light photoreceptor PHR2 has translation MAAASDSDAGAHPREDPSLLPFASFSLSLNIRAPTAPTLASIPSTIHLPTQISTLAVCLHPSGAQSPSRRPTRLNSATSSVISPLPASTPGLSRSFPSGAPAAAGRRRTLVWFRADLRLHDHEPFHAAAGASSSLLPVFVFDPRDFGKSPSGFDRTGPYRANFLLDSVADLRRSLRARGGDLLVRVGRPEVVIPELARAAGAEAVYAHGEVSRDECRAEERVQKAVEKEGINVKYFWGSTLYHVEDLPFRLEDMPSNYGGFREAVKGLEVRKVLEAPEEVKCVPMKNVLEPGDIPTLAELGLTAPPAMPQDSKPAVGSTLIGGEAEALERLKKFAAECSMQPNKVDKSNTRDSIYGANFSCKISPWLATGCLSPRFMYEELKKHATRAIPSGSTPKNDDGTSDAGTNWLMFELLWRDFFRFITKKYSSVQKTSEVATGCTPTPALA, from the exons atggccgccgcctccgactcCGACGCCGGCGCCCACCCGCGCGAGGACCCCAGCCTCCTCCCCTTCGCATCCTTCTCGCTCTCCCTCAATATCCGCGCGCCGACCGCCCCCACACTCGCCTCCATCCCGTCCACCATCCACCTCCCCACCCAAATCTCCACGCTCGCCgtctgcctccacccctccggCGCGCAGtccccgtcccgccgccccacccgcctcaactccgccacctcctccgtcaTCTCGCCGCTGCCCGCCTCCACGCCGGGCCTCTCCCGCTCCTTCCCGTccggcgcgcccgccgccgcgggccgccgccgcacgctcgTCTGGTTCCGGGCCGACCTCAGACTCCACGACCACGAGCCGTTCCACGCCGCGGCCGGGGcgtcgtcctccctcctccccgtctTCGTCTTTGACCCGCGGGACTTCGGCAAGTCGCCCTCGGGGTTCGACCGCACCGGCCCGTACCGCGCCAACTTCCTGCTCGACTCCGTCGCCGACCTCCGGCGGAGCCTCCGCGCGCGCGGTGGGGATCTTCTGGTGCGCGTGGGCAGGCCCGAGGTCGTCATCCCTGagctcgcgcgggcggcgggcgcggaggcTGTGTACGCGCATGGGGAGGTGTCGCGGGACGAGTGCCGCGCCGAGGAGAGGGTGCAAAAGGCCGTGGAGAAGGAAGGCATCAACGTGAAGTACTTCTGGGGTAGCACGCTTTACCATGTGGAGGACCTGCCCTTCCGCCTCGAGGACATGCCATCCAACTATGGCGGCTTCAGGGAGGCCGTTAAGGGCTTAGAGGTCAGGAAGGTGCTCGAGGCTCCGGAGGAGGTTAAGTGCGTTCCCATGAAGAACGTGCTCGAGCCTGGGGACATCCCCACGCTTGCCGAGCTCGGGCTCACTGCGCCACCAGCCATGCCACAG GACTCCAAACCTGCTGTCGGCTCTACTCTTATTGGTGGTGAGGCAGAAGCTCTGGAGAGGTTGAAGAAGTTCGCTGCAGAATGCTCTATGCAGCCAAACAAAGTAGACAAAAGCAATACCCGAGATAGCATATATGGTGCTAATTTCTCCTGCAAAATTTCACCATGGCTTGCTACGGGTTGCCTCTCTCCACGGTTCATGTATGAAGAGTTGAAGAAGCATGCTACTAG AGCAATTCCTTCTGGGTCAACACCCAAGAATGATGATGGCACATCTGATGCTGGGACAAATTGGTTAATGTTTGAGTTGCTATGGAGAGATTTCTTCAG GTTCATCACAAAGAAGTACAGCTCCGTACAAAAGACATCTGAAGTCGCCACTGGTTGCACTCCCACCCCGGCGCTTGCATGA